One stretch of Clavibacter californiensis DNA includes these proteins:
- a CDS encoding triose-phosphate isomerase family protein, translating to MPAQPAVSPVVIGVSLKMYLGHAETVAWCAAVAAIARAHPATTGGEAEVVVLPSYLSVPAAVGILDGLAAVGAQDLATEDAGAFTGEVSGGQLRELGGAFVEVGHAERRRLFGETDEVVRRKADAALRAGLVPILCLGEEVRQDPADAARECTRQLDDALALAAAGGNGGRVVVAYEPQWAIGAAEPASDAHIGGVCRELRAHVRALDAHPGSAVIYGGSAGPGLLTRIGDDVDGLFLGRFAHDPRAVASILDEVHARAARPAPDASR from the coding sequence GTGCCCGCGCAGCCGGCCGTGTCGCCGGTCGTGATCGGCGTGAGCCTGAAGATGTACCTCGGGCACGCGGAGACGGTCGCGTGGTGCGCGGCCGTGGCAGCGATCGCGCGCGCCCATCCGGCGACGACGGGCGGCGAGGCGGAGGTCGTCGTGCTGCCGTCCTACCTCTCGGTGCCGGCCGCGGTCGGGATCCTCGACGGGCTCGCGGCCGTGGGCGCGCAGGACCTCGCGACCGAGGACGCGGGCGCGTTCACGGGCGAGGTGTCCGGCGGGCAGCTCCGGGAGCTCGGTGGCGCCTTCGTCGAGGTCGGCCACGCGGAACGGCGGCGGCTCTTCGGCGAGACGGACGAGGTCGTGCGGCGGAAGGCCGACGCCGCGCTGCGGGCGGGGCTCGTGCCGATCCTCTGCCTCGGCGAGGAGGTGCGGCAGGATCCGGCCGACGCCGCCCGGGAGTGCACCCGGCAGCTCGACGATGCGCTCGCCCTGGCGGCGGCTGGCGGGAACGGCGGCCGGGTCGTCGTCGCCTACGAGCCGCAGTGGGCGATCGGCGCGGCGGAGCCCGCCTCCGACGCGCACATCGGCGGGGTCTGCCGCGAGCTGCGGGCGCACGTGCGGGCGCTCGACGCGCATCCCGGATCCGCGGTCATCTACGGCGGCAGCGCCGGGCCCGGCCTCCTCACCCGCATCGGCGACGACGTCGACGGCCTGTTCCTCGGCCGGTTCGCGCACGACCCGCGGGCGGTCGCGTCCATCCTCGACGAGGTGCACGCGCGCGCGGCCCGGCCGGCGCCCGACGCCTCCCGGTGA
- a CDS encoding ribose-5-phosphate isomerase, translating into MTRTWRIVVGADDAGYDHKEAIKADLEASGLVASVVDVGVDADGHTNYPTVATTAAEMVARGEADRAVLICGTGLGMAIAANKVAGVRAVTAHDGFSVERSVLSNDAQVLCMGQRVVGVELARRNVREWLAYEFDTSSPSNDKVDEIRAYEAK; encoded by the coding sequence ATGACCAGGACCTGGCGCATCGTCGTCGGCGCGGACGACGCGGGATACGACCACAAGGAGGCGATCAAGGCCGACCTCGAGGCGAGCGGCCTCGTCGCCTCGGTGGTGGACGTGGGCGTCGACGCCGACGGCCACACCAACTACCCGACCGTCGCGACGACGGCGGCCGAGATGGTCGCGCGCGGCGAGGCCGACCGCGCCGTGCTGATCTGCGGCACGGGCCTCGGCATGGCCATCGCGGCGAACAAGGTGGCCGGCGTCCGCGCCGTCACCGCGCACGACGGCTTCTCGGTGGAGCGGAGCGTGCTCTCCAACGACGCGCAGGTGCTGTGCATGGGCCAGCGGGTCGTCGGCGTCGAGCTCGCGCGGCGCAACGTGCGCGAGTGGCTGGCGTACGAGTTCGACACGTCGAGCCCCTCGAACGACAAGGTGGATGAGATCCGCGCGTACGAGGCGAAGTAG
- a CDS encoding dihydroxyacetone kinase family protein — translation MTRLWNDPADFADDMTDGFVRANGRWVRRVHGGVSRSTRAAEPEVAVVIGGGSGHYPAFGGLVGPGLAHGAAMGNLFASPSAHQVESVIRSSEQGRGALLLYGNYAGDVLHFDDAQERVRGDGIDCRTVVVTDDIFSASPDEQAKRRGIAGDLTVFKAAGAASAAGYDLDDTERVARLANARTRSMGVAFTGCTLPGADEPLFSVPEGRMAIGLGIHGEPGIDETDVPSADGLAELFVTHLLAEAEVPEGVEVRGARVVPVLNGLGSVKTEELFVVFTRVADLLEEAGVTLVDPQVGEFCTSFDMAGASLTLFWLDDELERLWTAPADTPAFRSGAFDGSALQQVDAREDDEVDAAIPDATEASQAAAGRIAAALDAARAVVAEHADELGRLDAVAGDGDHGIGMLRGSRAASERATAAVAQGAGARTALRLAGDAWSDKGGGTSGALWGLVLQAVGDALADEDADPVTAASVAAGVGAARDAVMGHGKASLGDKTMVDALVPFADVLAERVGSGASLADAWAAASDAAQEAADATAAMKPGIGRARSHGDRSVGTADPGAISLALITAAVGRTLADR, via the coding sequence ATGACCCGGCTCTGGAACGACCCCGCTGACTTCGCGGACGACATGACCGACGGCTTCGTCCGCGCCAACGGCCGGTGGGTCCGGCGCGTGCACGGCGGGGTCTCCCGCTCCACCCGCGCGGCCGAGCCCGAGGTGGCGGTCGTCATCGGCGGAGGCTCCGGCCACTACCCCGCGTTCGGCGGGCTCGTCGGCCCGGGCCTCGCGCACGGCGCCGCGATGGGCAATCTCTTCGCGTCTCCCTCCGCGCACCAGGTCGAGTCGGTGATCCGCTCGAGCGAGCAGGGCCGAGGCGCGCTCCTCCTCTACGGCAACTACGCCGGCGACGTGCTGCACTTCGACGACGCGCAGGAGCGCGTGCGGGGCGACGGCATCGATTGCCGCACCGTCGTCGTGACCGACGACATCTTCAGCGCATCGCCCGACGAGCAGGCCAAGCGCCGCGGGATCGCGGGCGACCTCACCGTGTTCAAGGCGGCGGGCGCCGCATCCGCCGCGGGCTACGACCTCGACGACACCGAGCGCGTCGCCCGGCTCGCCAACGCGCGCACCCGCTCCATGGGCGTCGCCTTCACCGGCTGCACGCTGCCGGGCGCGGACGAGCCGCTGTTCTCGGTGCCGGAGGGCCGCATGGCGATCGGGCTCGGGATCCACGGCGAGCCCGGCATCGACGAGACCGACGTCCCGTCCGCCGACGGGCTGGCCGAGCTGTTCGTGACGCACCTGCTCGCCGAGGCGGAGGTCCCGGAGGGGGTGGAGGTGCGCGGCGCCCGCGTCGTGCCCGTGCTCAACGGCCTCGGGTCGGTGAAGACCGAGGAGCTGTTCGTCGTGTTCACGCGCGTCGCGGACCTGCTCGAGGAGGCGGGCGTCACGCTCGTGGATCCGCAGGTCGGCGAGTTCTGCACCAGCTTCGACATGGCGGGCGCCTCCCTCACGCTGTTCTGGCTCGACGACGAGCTCGAGCGGCTGTGGACCGCGCCCGCGGACACGCCGGCGTTCCGCAGCGGCGCGTTCGACGGATCCGCGCTGCAGCAGGTCGACGCGCGCGAGGACGACGAGGTCGACGCCGCGATCCCGGACGCCACCGAGGCGTCGCAGGCGGCGGCCGGGCGCATCGCCGCCGCGCTCGACGCCGCGCGCGCGGTCGTCGCCGAGCACGCCGACGAGCTGGGCCGCCTCGACGCGGTCGCGGGCGACGGCGACCACGGCATCGGCATGCTGCGCGGATCCCGCGCCGCCTCCGAGCGCGCGACCGCGGCGGTCGCGCAGGGCGCCGGCGCGCGCACCGCGCTCCGGCTCGCGGGCGACGCGTGGTCGGACAAGGGCGGCGGCACCTCGGGCGCGCTGTGGGGGCTCGTCCTCCAGGCCGTCGGCGACGCGCTCGCCGACGAGGACGCGGATCCCGTCACCGCCGCGTCCGTCGCCGCGGGCGTGGGCGCCGCCCGCGACGCCGTCATGGGCCACGGCAAGGCGTCGCTCGGCGACAAGACGATGGTCGACGCGCTCGTGCCGTTCGCCGACGTGCTCGCCGAGCGGGTCGGATCGGGCGCATCGCTCGCCGACGCGTGGGCCGCCGCGAGCGACGCCGCGCAGGAGGCCGCTGACGCGACCGCCGCGATGAAGCCCGGCATCGGACGCGCCCGCTCCCATGGCGACCGCTCCGTCGGCACCGCCGACCCGGGCGCGATCTCGCTCGCGCTCATCACCGCGGCCGTCGGGCGCACGCTCGCCGACCGATGA
- a CDS encoding GNAT family N-acetyltransferase, translating into MTPDDEATAAAPLDRIAWPVRTERLLLRRMAPADAAAMWAYRRRDEVTRWVTSRPVDEAAWIAGSGAMLRDQLVLELEGRVVGDVMVRVEDAWAQREVAHLAAGTQAELGWTLDPAVGGRGLATEAVREALRIAFEGLGVRRVVANAFADNAPSLRLAERVGMRRESYAVADSLHRDLGWIDGVGYALLAEEWAARG; encoded by the coding sequence ATGACCCCCGACGACGAGGCGACCGCCGCCGCCCCGCTCGACCGCATCGCGTGGCCGGTGCGCACCGAGCGGCTCCTCCTCCGCCGCATGGCCCCGGCCGACGCGGCTGCCATGTGGGCGTACCGGCGGCGCGACGAGGTCACCCGCTGGGTCACGTCCAGGCCCGTCGACGAGGCCGCGTGGATCGCGGGGAGCGGGGCCATGCTCCGCGACCAGCTCGTGCTCGAGCTCGAAGGCCGGGTCGTCGGCGACGTGATGGTGCGGGTCGAGGACGCGTGGGCGCAGCGCGAGGTCGCGCACCTCGCCGCCGGCACGCAGGCGGAGCTCGGCTGGACCCTGGATCCGGCCGTCGGCGGACGCGGCCTCGCGACCGAGGCGGTGCGGGAGGCGCTGCGGATCGCGTTCGAGGGGCTCGGCGTCCGCCGAGTCGTCGCGAACGCCTTCGCCGACAACGCGCCGTCGCTCCGGCTGGCCGAGCGCGTGGGCATGCGGCGGGAGTCGTACGCGGTCGCCGACTCGCTGCACCGGGACCTCGGCTGGATCGACGGGGTCGGCTACGCGCTGCTCGCCGAGGAGTGGGCGGCGCGCGGCTGA
- a CDS encoding GntR family transcriptional regulator has product MSQPEQILPPDLFLALDRSGPVPLYYQVANLLETAIHDGTLPAGARLENEIALGNRLGLSRPTIRRAIQDLVDKGLLVRRRGIGTQVVHGRVTRNVELTSLYEDLERQGQAPATRMLSSSRGEADDKTAEALGVEVGSPVLHLTRLRSADGVPLAILDNVLPEPFVDLDPEELATHGLYQLLRGRGVIMRVAKQRIGARAGTASEARLLDLPRGGAVLTMSRTAFDSSGRAVEHGQHCYRPDLYSFEITLVDR; this is encoded by the coding sequence GTGAGCCAACCGGAGCAGATCCTGCCGCCCGACCTGTTCCTCGCGCTCGACCGCTCGGGCCCGGTGCCCCTCTACTACCAGGTCGCGAACCTGCTGGAGACGGCGATCCACGACGGGACGCTGCCCGCGGGCGCCCGGCTCGAGAACGAGATCGCGCTCGGCAACAGGCTCGGGCTCTCGCGCCCGACCATCCGCCGGGCGATCCAGGACCTCGTCGACAAGGGCCTGCTCGTGCGCCGCCGCGGCATCGGCACGCAGGTCGTGCACGGACGGGTCACCCGCAACGTCGAGCTCACGAGCCTCTACGAGGACCTCGAGCGGCAGGGCCAGGCGCCGGCCACCCGGATGCTCTCGTCGTCACGCGGCGAGGCCGACGACAAGACCGCCGAGGCGCTCGGCGTCGAGGTCGGCAGCCCCGTGCTGCACCTCACCCGGCTGCGGTCGGCCGACGGCGTGCCGCTCGCGATCCTCGACAACGTGTTGCCGGAGCCGTTCGTGGACCTGGACCCGGAGGAGCTCGCCACCCACGGGCTCTACCAGCTGCTGCGCGGCCGCGGCGTGATCATGCGGGTCGCCAAGCAGCGCATCGGCGCCCGCGCCGGCACCGCCTCCGAGGCCCGCCTCCTCGACCTGCCGCGCGGCGGCGCCGTGCTCACGATGTCCCGCACGGCGTTCGACAGCTCGGGTCGCGCCGTGGAGCACGGGCAGCACTGCTACCGGCCCGACCTGTACTCGTTCGAGATCACGCTCGTCGACCGGTAG
- a CDS encoding ATP-binding cassette domain-containing protein, with protein sequence MTTETSPSAASEPLARAVPGAAEEAGGRPTPPLPPAGTTILEVRDIGKSYGAVNALTGVSTVVAAGEVTCVLGDNGAGKSTFIKMLAGVHAPSEGTMLLDGEPVTLGSPRAALQAGIATVYQDLAVVPLMPVWRNFFLGSEITKGTGPFRRLDVAAMKAVTHEQLAQMGIDLRDVDQPIGTLSGGERQCVAIARAVHFGARVLILDEPTAALGVKQSGVVLRYIARSRDRGLGVVFITHNPHHAFPVGDRFLLLNRGSSLGTFEKDEITLGELTSLMAGGAELDSLAHELARDPGQDPGAEGAEPASGR encoded by the coding sequence ATGACGACCGAGACGAGCCCGAGCGCCGCCTCCGAGCCCCTCGCGCGCGCCGTCCCCGGCGCCGCCGAGGAGGCCGGCGGACGCCCCACTCCCCCGCTGCCGCCCGCCGGCACGACCATCCTCGAGGTCCGCGACATCGGCAAGAGCTACGGCGCCGTCAACGCGCTCACGGGCGTCTCGACCGTGGTCGCCGCCGGCGAGGTCACGTGCGTGCTCGGCGACAACGGCGCAGGCAAGTCGACCTTCATCAAGATGCTCGCGGGCGTGCACGCGCCGAGCGAGGGCACGATGCTGCTCGACGGCGAGCCCGTGACGCTCGGCTCCCCGCGCGCCGCGCTCCAGGCCGGCATCGCGACCGTCTACCAGGACCTCGCGGTCGTGCCGCTCATGCCGGTGTGGCGGAACTTCTTCCTCGGCTCCGAGATCACGAAGGGCACGGGGCCGTTCCGCCGCCTCGACGTGGCCGCCATGAAGGCCGTCACGCACGAGCAGCTCGCGCAGATGGGCATCGACCTGCGCGACGTCGACCAGCCCATCGGCACGCTCTCCGGCGGCGAGCGCCAGTGCGTCGCCATCGCCCGGGCCGTGCACTTCGGCGCGCGCGTGCTGATCCTCGACGAGCCGACCGCAGCGCTCGGCGTCAAGCAGTCCGGCGTCGTGCTGCGGTACATCGCGCGCTCGCGCGACCGCGGGCTCGGCGTGGTCTTCATCACGCACAACCCGCACCACGCGTTCCCGGTGGGCGACCGGTTCCTCCTGCTGAACCGCGGATCCAGCCTCGGCACGTTCGAGAAGGACGAGATCACGCTGGGCGAGCTGACGAGCCTCATGGCCGGCGGCGCGGAGCTGGACTCGCTGGCGCACGAGCTCGCGCGCGATCCGGGCCAGGACCCGGGCGCGGAGGGAGCCGAGCCGGCGTCCGGCCGCTGA